One genomic segment of Bacillus kexueae includes these proteins:
- the secY gene encoding preprotein translocase subunit SecY encodes MFKTISNFMRVGDIRNKILFTLLMLIVFRIGTFIPVPSVNTDVLKAQDELNVFGVLNVFGGGALQNFSIFAMGIMPYITASIIIQLLQMDVVPKFTEWSKQGEVGRRKLAQFTRYFTIVLGFIQALGMSYGFNNLSGGLLIANPSVGTYLLIALVLTAGTAFLMWLGEQITAKGVGNGISILIFAGIVSAIPTTVNQVYAQQFGDVGDQLFIRIVTVLLLLLVVVAIVVGVIFIQQALRKIPIQYAKRLAGRNPVGGHSTHLPLKVNSAGVIPVIFAVSFIITPTTIASFFGPNDVTDWIQNTFDYTKPVGMIIYVALIIAFTYFYTFVQVNPEQMAENLKKQGGYIPGIRPGKNTQEYVTKIMYRLTFVGSIFLAVVSVLPVFFIKFADLPQSVQIGGTSLLIVVGVALETMKQLESQLVKRHYKGFMK; translated from the coding sequence ATGTTTAAGACAATCTCCAATTTTATGCGCGTGGGTGATATAAGAAATAAAATCCTATTCACCCTTTTAATGCTGATTGTGTTCCGCATTGGAACGTTCATTCCTGTGCCAAGCGTAAATACAGATGTGTTAAAGGCACAGGATGAACTTAACGTATTCGGTGTGCTAAATGTATTCGGTGGTGGAGCATTGCAGAACTTCTCAATCTTCGCCATGGGTATCATGCCGTACATTACGGCTTCGATCATCATTCAATTATTGCAAATGGATGTCGTTCCGAAGTTTACGGAATGGTCTAAGCAAGGTGAAGTTGGACGTCGAAAGTTAGCACAGTTTACTCGTTATTTCACAATTGTTTTAGGATTCATTCAAGCACTCGGAATGTCATATGGTTTTAATAACCTATCTGGTGGGCTTTTAATTGCGAATCCAAGTGTCGGAACCTATTTATTAATTGCCCTAGTACTAACAGCAGGTACAGCTTTTTTAATGTGGTTAGGTGAGCAAATTACAGCTAAAGGGGTCGGAAACGGTATTTCAATTCTCATCTTTGCTGGTATCGTATCAGCAATACCTACTACCGTTAACCAAGTGTATGCGCAACAATTTGGAGATGTAGGCGATCAGCTTTTCATTCGAATTGTTACGGTATTACTTTTACTTTTAGTTGTTGTTGCAATCGTTGTTGGTGTTATCTTCATTCAACAGGCATTGCGCAAAATTCCGATCCAATACGCGAAGCGTTTGGCGGGACGTAACCCTGTTGGTGGTCATTCAACACATTTACCACTAAAAGTTAACTCTGCAGGGGTAATTCCTGTTATCTTTGCGGTTTCATTTATTATTACCCCGACTACTATTGCATCGTTCTTTGGTCCAAATGATGTTACGGATTGGATTCAAAACACATTTGATTATACGAAACCTGTTGGTATGATCATCTACGTAGCGTTAATTATCGCCTTCACTTATTTCTATACATTTGTTCAAGTGAATCCTGAACAAATGGCGGAAAACTTGAAGAAGCAAGGTGGCTATATACCGGGTATCAGACCAGGAAAGAATACGCAAGAGTATGTTACGAAAATTATGTATCGATTAACTTTTGTCGGTTCCATTTTCCTAGCAGTTGTCTCAGTACTCCCTGTATTCTTTATCAAGTTTGCTGACCTTCCACAGTCCGTACAGATTGGTGGAACGAGTTTGTTAATTGTTGTAGGGGTTGCACTTGAAACAATGAAGCAACTTGAAAGTCAGCTTGTGAAACGTCATTATAAAGGATTTATGAAGTAA
- a CDS encoding adenylate kinase has translation MNLVLMGLPGAGKGTQAEKIVEQYNIPHISTGDMFRAAMKEGTELGLKAKSYIDQGELVPDEVTIGIVRERLGKNDCEKGFLLDGFPRTVAQADALEGILEELNKKIDYVINIDVNQEILMERLTGRRICKECGATYHLVFNPPSQNDTCDKCGGELYQRADDNAETVANRLEVNVKQTQPLLNFYEDKGYLRNINGQQPIEKVFEDISELLGGLGE, from the coding sequence ATGAATTTAGTTTTAATGGGTTTACCTGGTGCAGGTAAAGGTACGCAAGCCGAAAAAATTGTGGAGCAATATAACATCCCTCATATCTCAACAGGAGATATGTTTCGAGCAGCTATGAAGGAAGGAACCGAATTAGGGCTTAAAGCTAAATCATACATTGATCAAGGGGAACTTGTTCCAGATGAAGTAACAATCGGTATTGTTCGTGAGCGTTTGGGCAAGAATGATTGTGAAAAAGGCTTTTTATTAGATGGATTTCCGCGTACTGTTGCTCAAGCAGATGCATTAGAAGGAATCCTTGAAGAGCTTAATAAGAAAATTGATTACGTGATTAATATTGACGTTAATCAAGAAATTCTTATGGAACGCCTTACAGGACGTCGTATTTGTAAGGAATGCGGTGCAACATATCATCTTGTGTTCAACCCACCTAGTCAAAACGATACGTGCGACAAATGTGGTGGCGAACTTTATCAGCGCGCAGATGATAACGCAGAAACTGTTGCAAATCGTTTAGAAGTAAACGTAAAACAAACTCAACCATTATTAAACTTCTATGAAGATAAAGGTTACTTACGTAACATTAATGGTCAACAGCCAATTGAAAAAGTATTCGAAGATATTTCTGAATTGCTTGGAGGCTTAGGCGAATGA
- the map gene encoding type I methionyl aminopeptidase has product MIICKTPREIEIMREAGRIVALTHQELKKHIQPGITTKELDAIAEKFIREHDAIPSFKGYNGFRGSICASVNEELVHGIPGDRVLKDGDIISIDIGAKYNGYHGDSAWTYPVGTISEENQKLLDVTEESLYRGLKEAKPGERLSNISHAIQTYAESHGFSIVREYVGHGVGQELHEDPQIPHYGPPNKGPRLKPGMVLAIEPMVNAGSRYVKTLPDNWTVVTVDGKMCAHFEHTVAITETGYEILTKA; this is encoded by the coding sequence ATGATCATTTGTAAAACGCCGCGTGAGATTGAAATAATGCGTGAAGCCGGTCGGATTGTTGCATTAACTCACCAAGAGCTAAAGAAGCATATTCAGCCAGGAATCACTACGAAAGAATTGGATGCAATTGCTGAAAAGTTTATCCGCGAACATGATGCAATTCCTTCATTTAAAGGGTATAATGGATTTCGCGGGAGTATTTGTGCCTCTGTCAATGAAGAACTTGTTCATGGTATCCCTGGAGATCGCGTGCTGAAGGACGGGGACATCATTAGTATTGACATCGGTGCAAAGTATAATGGATATCATGGTGACTCCGCATGGACATATCCTGTCGGAACGATTTCTGAAGAAAATCAAAAACTGCTGGATGTAACAGAGGAGTCTTTATATAGAGGACTTAAAGAGGCGAAGCCAGGTGAACGCTTATCTAACATCTCACATGCGATTCAGACTTACGCTGAATCACATGGATTTTCCATCGTTCGTGAGTATGTAGGTCATGGCGTTGGGCAAGAGTTACATGAGGATCCACAAATTCCTCATTACGGCCCACCAAACAAAGGTCCAAGACTAAAGCCTGGGATGGTATTGGCAATTGAGCCAATGGTCAATGCCGGAAGCCGCTATGTCAAAACGTTACCTGATAACTGGACTGTCGTAACAGTTGATGGCAAGATGTGTGCTCATTTTGAACACACGGTTGCTATAACTGAAACTGGGTATGAAATTTTAACTAAAGCCTAA
- a CDS encoding KOW domain-containing RNA-binding protein, with translation MIDSESSPRIGQFVLITQGRETGQYAIIIKILDEKFVLIADGDKRKFHTPKKKNIHHLEFLDCVSPEVQNSILETGRVTNGKLRYALTKFVNEQVTDLKKGEQVDGERRCN, from the coding sequence TTGATCGATTCTGAATCGAGTCCACGAATAGGTCAGTTTGTCCTGATTACCCAAGGGAGAGAGACAGGACAATATGCGATTATTATTAAAATTCTCGATGAAAAGTTCGTGTTAATAGCAGATGGAGATAAACGGAAGTTTCATACTCCAAAGAAGAAAAATATCCATCATCTTGAATTTTTAGATTGCGTATCTCCGGAAGTTCAGAACAGTATATTGGAAACTGGTCGTGTGACAAATGGTAAGCTCCGCTATGCTTTAACCAAGTTTGTCAATGAGCAAGTTACTGATTTGAAGAAGGGAGAACAAGTAGATGGCGAAAGACGATGTAATTGA
- the infA gene encoding translation initiation factor IF-1 has product MAKDDVIEVEGTVIETLPNAMFKVELENGHTVLAHVSGKIRMHFIRILPGDKVTVELSPYDLTRGRITYRYK; this is encoded by the coding sequence ATGGCGAAAGACGATGTAATTGAAGTGGAAGGTACTGTTATCGAGACGTTACCTAATGCAATGTTTAAAGTTGAGTTAGAGAACGGACATACGGTACTTGCCCATGTATCTGGTAAAATCCGCATGCATTTCATCCGTATTTTACCTGGAGACAAAGTGACGGTTGAATTATCGCCTTATGATTTAACAAGAGGTAGAATCACGTATCGTTATAAATAA
- the rpmJ gene encoding 50S ribosomal protein L36, producing MKVRPSVKPICEKCKVIRRRGKVMVICENPKHKQKQG from the coding sequence ATGAAGGTTAGACCATCAGTAAAACCGATCTGCGAAAAATGTAAAGTTATCCGCAGAAGAGGAAAAGTAATGGTTATTTGTGAAAATCCAAAACATAAGCAAAAACAAGGATAA
- the rpsM gene encoding 30S ribosomal protein S13, whose product MARIAGVDIPRDKRVVVSLTYIFGIGRPTAEKILAEAGVSEDTRVRDLTEEELGKIRDIVDTYKVEGDLRREVSLNIKRLIEIGCYRGLRHRRGLPVRGQNTKNNARTRKGPRKTVANKKK is encoded by the coding sequence ATGGCTCGTATTGCTGGTGTAGATATTCCACGTGACAAACGTGTTGTCGTGTCTTTAACATACATTTTTGGAATTGGACGTCCAACTGCAGAAAAAATCTTAGCGGAGGCTGGAGTTTCTGAAGATACACGCGTACGTGATTTAACTGAAGAAGAATTAGGGAAAATCCGTGATATCGTAGATACGTATAAAGTAGAAGGAGATCTTCGTCGTGAAGTTTCTTTAAACATCAAGCGTCTAATCGAAATTGGATGCTACCGTGGTTTACGTCATCGTCGTGGTTTACCTGTTCGTGGTCAAAATACGAAAAACAACGCACGTACTCGTAAAGGCCCTCGTAAAACTGTTGCGAACAAGAAAAAATAA
- the rpsK gene encoding 30S ribosomal protein S11, producing the protein MARKTNTRKRRVKKNIESGIAHIRSTFNNTIVTITDVHGNAISWSSAGALGFKGSRKSTPFAAQMAAETAAKASMEHGMKSLEVTVKGPGAGREAAIRALQAAGLEVTAIKDVTPVPHNGCRPPKRRRV; encoded by the coding sequence ATGGCTCGTAAAACAAACACTCGTAAACGTCGCGTAAAAAAGAATATTGAGTCTGGTATTGCTCATATTCGTTCAACTTTTAACAATACAATCGTTACTATCACAGACGTTCATGGTAATGCAATCTCTTGGTCAAGTGCAGGTGCGTTAGGATTCAAAGGTTCTCGTAAATCTACTCCTTTCGCTGCACAAATGGCTGCTGAAACTGCAGCAAAAGCTTCTATGGAGCATGGAATGAAATCTTTAGAGGTTACTGTTAAAGGTCCTGGTGCAGGTCGTGAAGCTGCTATTCGTGCTTTACAAGCTGCTGGTCTTGAAGTTACTGCGATCAAAGACGTAACTCCAGTACCACATAACGGTTGCCGTCCGCCAAAACGTCGCCGCGTGTAA